A genomic segment from Candidatus Deferrimicrobium sp. encodes:
- a CDS encoding cytochrome c biogenesis protein ResB, whose translation MKALWRFLTSLKTCAWAGVAFCVAGAVGSVVMGSYPELFADMDAQVFAGWFARKGIADPAPTLWLYGLLLATALFAANAACCTFERLVQIFRGTATMRRLLPHVMHLAFLGVVLSHLVSAVYGDRIPGVAVPQGGFAPVGGTGWVLRLDRFDAVMAPEGYPRDFSAAVTLFRDTTPVARGVVRTNEPLFHEGYGIYIKNFGTTPWGAPYAVFDANRDPGATAILAASLLFTAANLLYLFPARRNDA comes from the coding sequence ATGAAAGCGCTCTGGCGGTTCCTCACCTCCCTCAAGACGTGCGCGTGGGCGGGGGTCGCTTTTTGCGTCGCGGGGGCCGTCGGCTCGGTGGTGATGGGGAGCTACCCGGAGCTATTCGCCGACATGGACGCGCAGGTCTTCGCGGGGTGGTTCGCCCGAAAGGGGATCGCCGATCCGGCGCCGACGCTCTGGTTATACGGCCTCCTGCTCGCCACCGCCCTGTTCGCGGCGAACGCGGCGTGCTGCACGTTCGAGCGGCTGGTGCAGATCTTCCGTGGGACGGCCACGATGCGGCGCCTCCTGCCCCACGTGATGCACCTCGCCTTCCTCGGCGTGGTCCTGTCCCACCTCGTCAGCGCGGTGTACGGGGACCGGATTCCCGGGGTGGCGGTCCCGCAGGGCGGATTCGCCCCGGTGGGCGGCACGGGGTGGGTGCTGCGGCTGGACCGGTTCGACGCGGTGATGGCGCCCGAGGGGTACCCGAGGGATTTTTCCGCCGCGGTCACGCTGTTCCGCGACACGACCCCGGTGGCGCGCGGCGTGGTGCGGACGAACGAGCCGCTCTTCCACGAGGGGTACGGGATCTACATCAAGAACTTCGGGACCACGCCGTGGGGCGCCCCCTACGCCGTCTTCGACGCGAACCGCGACCCCGGGGCGACGGCGATCCTCGCCGCCTCGCTGCTGTTCACCGCCGCGAACCTCCTATACCTCTTCCCCGCCCGGAGGAACGATGCGTAA
- a CDS encoding RsmE family RNA methyltransferase, translating to MPTFFVDRKNISGDTAVLSGTEAGHMLRSLRLSVGDSFFAFDEEGYRYRMRILEATSRSLRAEILEAFPPEPLPDVAVSLFVGLPKADKMDFILEKATELGVSRVTPFRSSRTIPRLDPADARKRLSRWERVAMAAAKQCGSGRIPEVSGIVPYPEALRRAAGHEGKIVFYEGEGTFSLKRVLSGMGRVRTVALIVGPEGGFSPDEVREAMAVGCRCAGLGSRILRVETAALAVLAMVMYHFEKESA from the coding sequence ATGCCGACCTTCTTCGTCGATCGAAAGAACATCTCCGGCGACACCGCCGTCCTCTCCGGGACCGAGGCGGGACACATGCTCCGCTCCCTGCGCCTCTCCGTCGGCGACTCCTTCTTCGCCTTCGACGAGGAGGGATACCGGTACCGGATGCGGATCCTCGAGGCCACGTCCCGCTCCCTTCGGGCCGAGATCCTCGAGGCGTTCCCGCCGGAACCTTTGCCCGACGTCGCCGTCTCCCTGTTCGTGGGACTCCCGAAAGCCGACAAGATGGACTTCATCCTCGAAAAGGCGACGGAGCTGGGCGTCTCGCGGGTGACCCCGTTCCGATCGTCCCGCACGATCCCCCGGCTCGACCCGGCCGATGCCCGGAAACGGTTGTCGCGATGGGAGCGGGTGGCGATGGCCGCCGCGAAGCAGTGCGGCTCCGGCCGCATCCCGGAGGTGTCCGGCATCGTCCCGTACCCCGAGGCGCTGCGCCGAGCGGCGGGGCACGAAGGGAAAATCGTCTTTTACGAAGGCGAAGGGACGTTCTCCCTGAAGCGGGTCCTCTCCGGGATGGGAAGGGTCCGCACCGTCGCGCTGATCGTCGGCCCCGAGGGCGGCTTCTCCCCGGACGAAGTTCGGGAGGCGATGGCGGTGGGGTGCCGGTGCGCGGGCCTGGGGAGCCGGATCCTTCGCGTCGAGACGGCGGCGCTCGCGGTTCTCGCCATGGTGATGTACCATTTCGAAAAGGAGTCCGCGTAG
- a CDS encoding LD-carboxypeptidase: MRKPLPLMKGDVIAVCAPAGPVDAGRLGRGIARLSAAGFVPEIADGVLAVEGYLAGDDAHRARQVEWALTLPEARAVMAARGGYGTARILPLLDWKKAVRRRKLIVGFSDMTAILSFLSTRLGFPCLHGPMAAADLALRFDPEALDAFARLAAGEVSPREPWGRPMERIRGGAAEGVLAGGCLSVITTLLGTPYEPDFRGALLFLEDVGEPAYRLDRMLTQWVQSGRFSEIAGILVGTMAPARGESEEGIRRVFHDAGKVLSVPVRYGFPAGHAGKNVALPFGVRARVDKKGRLFLLDSPVEAG, encoded by the coding sequence ATGCGTAAACCCCTTCCTCTTATGAAAGGGGACGTGATCGCCGTCTGCGCCCCCGCGGGTCCCGTGGACGCGGGACGCCTCGGCCGCGGGATCGCCCGTCTGTCCGCGGCGGGGTTCGTTCCCGAGATCGCCGACGGTGTGCTCGCGGTGGAGGGGTACCTTGCCGGGGACGACGCGCACCGGGCGCGACAGGTCGAATGGGCGCTGACCCTCCCCGAGGCCCGGGCGGTGATGGCGGCGCGCGGCGGCTACGGCACGGCGCGCATCCTCCCCCTCCTCGACTGGAAGAAGGCGGTTCGGCGGCGGAAGCTGATCGTCGGTTTCAGCGATATGACCGCGATCCTCTCGTTCCTCTCCACGCGCCTCGGCTTTCCTTGTCTCCACGGGCCGATGGCGGCGGCCGATCTCGCCTTGCGGTTCGACCCCGAGGCGCTCGACGCCTTCGCCCGCCTCGCGGCGGGGGAGGTCTCCCCGCGGGAGCCGTGGGGGAGGCCAATGGAGCGGATTCGCGGCGGCGCGGCGGAGGGGGTGCTGGCCGGCGGGTGCCTCTCCGTGATCACGACGCTCCTCGGGACGCCCTACGAGCCCGATTTCCGCGGGGCGTTGCTCTTTCTCGAAGACGTGGGGGAGCCCGCCTATCGACTCGACCGGATGCTGACGCAGTGGGTCCAGTCCGGCCGTTTCTCGGAGATCGCCGGGATCCTGGTGGGAACGATGGCTCCGGCGCGCGGCGAATCGGAGGAGGGGATCCGACGCGTCTTCCACGATGCCGGGAAGGTGCTCTCCGTCCCCGTCCGGTACGGTTTTCCCGCCGGCCACGCGGGGAAAAACGTCGCCCTGCCGTTCGGGGTGCGGGCGCGGGTCGACAAGAAGGGCCGCCTCTTCCTGCTCGACTCCCCGGTGGAGGCGGGGTGA
- the prmA gene encoding 50S ribosomal protein L11 methyltransferase, with protein MDDITAGGRPRDPEGACVSPFHLLSCSYPMTRWKSFSVQTRREAVDAITQFFVAHGSLGTAYDEQLLGAEGDPADPIPPPPKVTRLTAYFPWDTDLHALKHSFLDLLPVLSESFGAGPEAFSDAAEITDTGWAEKWKEHFHPRKIGRKIVIKPSWETVEAGEGDVVLTVDPGQAFGTGTHETTRLCLRMIEDVFDLSPAPRDALDVGTGTGILGIAAARLGAKRVLAVDTDPVAVAVAAKNALENGVAEVFRAETTPLAAIPGAFDLVLGNLIAEILIDMAPDLLQRTAPGGHLILSGILSEKSDWVVEEFVKNGASLLAEAADRQWTALLLRRGA; from the coding sequence ATGGATGATATCACAGCCGGGGGACGGCCACGCGACCCCGAAGGGGCTTGCGTTTCCCCCTTCCATCTTTTATCGTGCTCCTACCCCATGACCCGCTGGAAATCGTTCTCCGTCCAGACCCGCCGCGAGGCGGTCGACGCCATCACCCAGTTCTTCGTCGCCCACGGTTCCCTCGGGACGGCCTACGACGAACAACTGCTCGGTGCGGAAGGGGACCCGGCGGACCCGATCCCCCCCCCGCCGAAGGTGACCCGCCTGACCGCGTACTTTCCCTGGGACACGGACCTCCACGCCCTCAAACATTCGTTCCTCGATCTCCTCCCGGTCCTTTCGGAGTCGTTCGGGGCCGGTCCGGAGGCGTTCAGCGACGCCGCGGAGATCACCGACACGGGTTGGGCGGAAAAGTGGAAGGAGCATTTCCACCCCCGGAAGATCGGCCGGAAGATCGTGATCAAGCCTTCCTGGGAGACGGTCGAGGCGGGAGAGGGCGACGTCGTGCTGACGGTCGACCCCGGCCAGGCCTTCGGAACCGGGACCCACGAGACCACCCGGTTGTGCCTGCGGATGATCGAGGATGTCTTCGACCTCTCCCCGGCCCCCCGTGACGCCCTGGACGTGGGGACGGGCACGGGGATCCTCGGGATCGCCGCGGCGCGCCTCGGCGCGAAGCGTGTCCTCGCGGTCGACACCGACCCGGTGGCGGTGGCCGTCGCCGCGAAGAACGCACTGGAGAACGGGGTGGCGGAAGTGTTCCGCGCGGAGACGACCCCGCTGGCCGCGATCCCCGGCGCCTTCGACCTGGTCCTTGGGAACCTGATCGCGGAGATCCTGATCGACATGGCCCCCGACCTCCTGCAACGGACGGCGCCGGGCGGGCACCTCATTCTTTCCGGCATCCTATCGGAGAAGAGCGACTGGGTGGTCGAGGAGTTCGTGAAAAACGGCGCCTCCCTTCTCGCCGAAGCCGCCGACAGGCAGTGGACGGCGCTCCTTCTCCGCCGGGGGGCCTGA
- a CDS encoding RDD family protein, with translation MESSTEHPHYAGFWSRAAARVIDLIIIIAAFNMIYLVDRLGADAGLWTGMELSEGYLTGAGLSMANVLRGFFFLTFPVFYYVYLHGTYGQTFGKMALKIKVVNEDGTPLDYKKAFLRWLGYFLCDLTFYIGYLWAAFDHRKQGLHDKVCRTVVVRTDVPHPPTAAVEPETPAEAPPAGPPSLDTGASPPI, from the coding sequence ATGGAATCGTCGACGGAACATCCCCATTATGCCGGGTTCTGGTCGCGCGCCGCGGCCCGGGTCATCGACCTGATCATCATCATCGCGGCGTTCAACATGATCTACCTGGTAGACCGGCTCGGCGCGGACGCCGGGCTGTGGACGGGCATGGAACTAAGCGAGGGGTACCTGACCGGCGCGGGGCTTTCCATGGCCAACGTCCTGCGCGGCTTCTTTTTCCTCACGTTCCCCGTTTTCTACTACGTCTATCTCCACGGGACGTACGGACAGACGTTCGGCAAGATGGCGTTGAAGATCAAGGTGGTGAACGAGGACGGGACGCCCCTCGATTACAAGAAGGCATTCCTCCGGTGGCTGGGGTATTTCCTGTGCGACCTGACCTTCTACATCGGGTACCTGTGGGCCGCCTTCGATCACCGCAAGCAGGGGCTGCACGACAAGGTGTGCAGAACCGTCGTCGTGCGGACCGACGTGCCGCATCCGCCAACGGCGGCGGTGGAGCCGGAAACCCCGGCCGAGGCCCCTCCAGCCGGTCCGCCTTCCCTTGACACCGGCGCGAGCCCGCCGATATAA
- a CDS encoding M20 family metallopeptidase, with translation MDPARKRILKITDRLAPRATRMMREITSFAELPLKETRTSETLCGFLSERGFRVKRGVAGMETAFRAEFSFGKGGPAVAFLCEMDALPGLGHACGHNIVGVASACAAAALAKFGKGVFRAGKVIALGTPAEETGYGKARMVEKGVFRNIDAAMMVHPSSRRHVAKGYLALAKLHFTYHGRAAHAAAYPEHGINALDGVLLLFNGVAALRQQLPDTVRVHGIVTEGGRAPNIIPERAKAYFYVRGETLDEMHGAVARVKSCAAGAATASRCRLEVEEGAYPLSPMKVNPVLADAYRCALTLLGLPESDAPTNRNRGSSDIGNVSQVVPTLQPNVPITSGARVEIHTRAFEEATTTPSGIEGMMEGIRALALTGYDLLADPSLVKAAWRHFRAAEQGRS, from the coding sequence ATGGATCCCGCGAGAAAAAGAATCCTGAAGATCACCGACCGGCTGGCCCCGCGGGCCACCCGCATGATGCGCGAGATCACGTCGTTCGCCGAACTTCCCCTGAAAGAGACACGCACCTCCGAAACCCTCTGCGGGTTCCTCTCGGAGCGGGGGTTTCGCGTGAAGCGCGGCGTGGCCGGGATGGAGACGGCCTTCCGGGCGGAGTTTTCCTTCGGGAAAGGGGGGCCCGCCGTAGCGTTCCTGTGCGAGATGGACGCGCTGCCCGGCCTGGGGCACGCGTGCGGGCACAACATCGTGGGGGTGGCGTCGGCTTGTGCCGCCGCCGCGCTGGCGAAGTTCGGGAAAGGCGTCTTCCGCGCGGGGAAGGTGATCGCCCTCGGGACGCCCGCCGAGGAGACGGGGTACGGCAAGGCCCGGATGGTCGAGAAGGGGGTCTTCCGGAACATCGACGCGGCGATGATGGTCCACCCGTCCTCCCGCCGGCACGTGGCGAAGGGGTACCTCGCGCTGGCCAAGCTGCATTTCACGTACCACGGCCGGGCGGCGCATGCGGCGGCGTACCCGGAGCACGGGATCAACGCGCTCGACGGCGTCCTTCTCCTCTTCAACGGCGTCGCTGCCCTGCGCCAGCAGCTTCCGGACACCGTCCGCGTTCACGGCATCGTCACCGAAGGGGGGCGCGCTCCGAATATCATCCCCGAGCGGGCGAAGGCGTACTTCTACGTGCGGGGCGAGACGCTCGACGAGATGCACGGCGCGGTCGCGCGCGTGAAGTCGTGCGCCGCCGGAGCCGCGACGGCCTCCCGTTGCCGGCTCGAAGTGGAGGAGGGGGCGTATCCCCTTTCGCCGATGAAGGTGAATCCCGTCCTGGCCGACGCCTACCGGTGCGCGCTGACGCTGCTCGGGCTCCCGGAGAGCGACGCGCCGACGAACCGGAACCGCGGCTCCTCCGACATCGGAAACGTCTCCCAGGTCGTCCCCACCCTGCAGCCGAACGTCCCCATCACCTCGGGCGCCCGCGTCGAGATCCACACCCGCGCCTTCGAGGAGGCGACGACGACACCGTCCGGCATCGAAGGAATGATGGAGGGGATCCGTGCGCTCGCCCTCACCGGGTACGATCTCCTCGCCGACCCATCCCTCGTGAAAGCCGCCTGGCGCCACTTCCGCGCCGCAGAACAGGGACGTTCCTGA
- the ccsA gene encoding cytochrome c biogenesis protein CcsA produces the protein MEGVHLILFWLALAAYGAETGFRLAGVAPASWRRSPLFVGVLLHAAFLGLRWGLSGHAPMAGLFESLTVFSFCCAVAGLILCRSEETAAAWKPLSILVLLPQAGAALIDKRMTPLYPALDTPWFASHVGLSFLGYGFFAAGLSFGIVFLRGGGDAVYRAAGRSALYGFSAFSAGMVCGGIWAYYAWGPYWIWTPKEIWSVIVWIYFATLTHLKFIPAQEGWPGWTKRLEMGATAAGYGVVLLTFLGVSLLLRSSHSF, from the coding sequence TTGGAAGGTGTCCATCTCATCCTTTTCTGGCTCGCGCTGGCGGCGTACGGCGCAGAGACGGGATTTCGCCTCGCCGGCGTCGCCCCGGCGTCCTGGCGGAGGAGCCCGTTGTTTGTCGGCGTCCTCCTGCACGCCGCGTTCCTCGGGTTGCGGTGGGGCCTCTCGGGTCACGCCCCGATGGCGGGACTGTTCGAGTCGCTGACCGTCTTCTCCTTCTGTTGCGCGGTCGCGGGCTTGATCCTGTGCCGGTCGGAGGAAACGGCGGCGGCGTGGAAGCCGCTCTCGATTCTCGTGCTGCTTCCGCAGGCGGGAGCGGCGCTGATCGACAAGCGGATGACTCCCCTGTATCCGGCGCTCGACACGCCGTGGTTCGCCTCCCATGTCGGTCTATCCTTCCTCGGGTACGGCTTCTTCGCCGCGGGACTGTCCTTCGGGATCGTCTTCCTGCGGGGCGGCGGCGATGCGGTTTACCGGGCAGCGGGACGATCCGCGCTGTACGGGTTCTCCGCCTTCTCGGCGGGGATGGTGTGCGGGGGGATCTGGGCGTACTACGCGTGGGGACCGTACTGGATCTGGACGCCGAAGGAGATCTGGTCGGTGATCGTCTGGATCTACTTCGCTACGCTTACGCACCTCAAGTTCATCCCCGCGCAGGAGGGGTGGCCCGGGTGGACGAAGCGGCTCGAGATGGGCGCCACCGCCGCGGGGTACGGCGTCGTCCTGCTCACGTTCCTCGGCGTCAGCCTGCTGCTGCGCAGCTCCCACTCTTTCTAA
- a CDS encoding endonuclease MutS2, with protein MYAAPWETALSALEWGKITARLSAHASSDPGSALCAELAPGTDLDAIRASLEENRDGRRMLLQDGALPLDEVKEIREEVGKASKGSALSPTELLRIGKTARAGERIRRFFEDRRGRYPRLARHANGIPPLRDLAEAVEQAIDANGNVLDRASEELGPLRRQLQKMRSRLQETAEGILTSPRYARHVQETYATIRSGRVVIPFKASAKGLFQGIVHDSSQTGQTVFFEPEELVYLNNEVKMAELEVEREVARILADLTGRVARKEGELLLALALLARVDAIQARSLLADELSASEPTVTDAGETNLRSALHPLLVLSGRPVVPNDLRLGRPYLCLILTGPNAGGKTVALKTLGLLTLMAMAGLSIPASPDSTVSIFHNLFVAVGDEQSVEGDLSTYSAHIRRLNEILTGADRGSLVLLDEVVSGTDPREGAAIARAFLETLADREVRVVATTHFEELKGIAFTDTRFENGSMAFDGKHLRPTYRLSLGVPGRSMGIEIARSLGFPGEVLERAKGYLSGPGPNLPEVIDRLERERERVRGEAAELSVRRKEAEEAARRLDAERSKMKAEESKVVSAARQKMREEIRKAEGELARVTEEMRKDRKIDTVRKASSVIRAWKEKAHAAEEDPAVRTLMSRSAPLAAGEALFPGRKVFVVSLSKEAEVAAPAAAGDREVEVAAGGMKVRVPRDQVRVFPPPGGTRERRADGGSRPVEASPGAVHLQTPENTLDLRGMYVDDALPEIDAFLDRQSLAQAPHVFLIHGHGTGALKAAVRRHLATSPYAKRSLPAPREQGGDGVTIVLLA; from the coding sequence TTGTACGCAGCGCCTTGGGAAACCGCTTTGTCGGCCCTGGAATGGGGGAAGATCACCGCCCGGCTGTCCGCCCACGCCTCCTCGGATCCGGGGAGCGCCCTGTGCGCGGAGCTGGCTCCCGGCACCGACCTCGACGCCATCCGCGCGTCGCTCGAGGAGAACCGCGACGGCCGGCGGATGCTTCTTCAGGATGGCGCCCTTCCGCTGGACGAGGTGAAGGAGATCCGCGAGGAGGTGGGGAAAGCGTCCAAGGGATCCGCCCTCTCCCCGACGGAGCTGCTGCGGATAGGAAAGACGGCGCGCGCCGGCGAGAGGATCCGCCGGTTCTTCGAGGACCGGCGCGGAAGGTACCCGCGGCTGGCCCGCCACGCGAACGGGATCCCGCCGCTGCGCGACCTCGCCGAGGCGGTCGAGCAGGCGATCGACGCCAACGGGAACGTGCTGGACCGGGCATCGGAGGAACTGGGGCCGCTGCGGCGGCAGCTCCAGAAGATGCGTTCCCGCCTGCAGGAGACGGCGGAGGGGATCCTCACCTCCCCGCGGTACGCCCGACACGTCCAGGAGACGTACGCGACGATCCGGTCGGGCCGCGTCGTGATCCCCTTCAAGGCGAGCGCGAAGGGGCTCTTCCAGGGGATCGTCCACGACTCCTCCCAGACCGGCCAGACCGTCTTCTTCGAGCCGGAGGAGCTCGTCTACCTCAACAACGAGGTGAAGATGGCCGAGCTCGAGGTGGAGCGGGAGGTGGCGCGGATCCTCGCAGATCTGACCGGCCGGGTCGCCCGGAAGGAAGGGGAGCTGCTCCTTGCCCTCGCCCTCCTCGCCCGGGTCGACGCGATTCAGGCGCGCTCCCTGCTGGCGGACGAACTCTCCGCCTCCGAGCCGACGGTAACCGACGCCGGGGAGACGAACCTGCGGTCCGCCCTTCATCCGCTGCTGGTTCTGAGCGGACGCCCGGTGGTCCCGAACGACCTTCGCCTGGGCCGCCCGTACCTGTGCCTGATCCTCACCGGTCCCAACGCCGGGGGGAAGACCGTGGCACTGAAAACGCTGGGGCTGCTCACGCTGATGGCGATGGCGGGACTTTCGATCCCCGCCTCCCCCGATTCGACCGTATCGATTTTCCACAACCTGTTCGTCGCGGTGGGGGACGAACAAAGCGTGGAGGGGGACCTCTCCACTTACTCCGCCCACATCCGGCGGCTGAACGAGATCCTCACGGGCGCGGACCGCGGTTCGCTGGTGCTGCTCGACGAGGTCGTCTCGGGGACGGATCCGCGCGAGGGGGCGGCGATCGCCCGCGCCTTCCTCGAAACGTTGGCGGACCGGGAAGTGCGAGTGGTGGCGACGACGCACTTCGAGGAACTGAAGGGGATCGCCTTCACGGATACCCGGTTCGAGAACGGCTCGATGGCGTTCGACGGAAAGCACCTTCGGCCGACGTACCGGCTGTCGCTGGGGGTCCCTGGCCGTTCCATGGGGATCGAGATCGCGCGGTCCCTCGGCTTTCCGGGCGAGGTTCTCGAGCGTGCGAAGGGGTACCTCTCCGGCCCCGGCCCGAACCTGCCGGAGGTGATCGACCGCCTGGAGCGGGAGCGCGAACGGGTGCGTGGCGAGGCGGCGGAGCTTTCGGTGCGGCGCAAGGAGGCGGAGGAAGCGGCGCGGCGTCTCGACGCGGAGCGGTCGAAGATGAAGGCCGAGGAGTCGAAGGTGGTCTCCGCGGCGCGCCAGAAGATGCGGGAGGAGATCCGGAAGGCGGAAGGGGAACTCGCCCGGGTCACGGAGGAGATGCGGAAGGACCGGAAGATCGACACGGTGCGGAAGGCTTCCTCGGTGATCCGCGCGTGGAAGGAGAAGGCGCACGCGGCGGAAGAGGACCCCGCCGTCCGGACGCTGATGAGCCGGTCCGCTCCCCTTGCGGCCGGGGAGGCGCTTTTCCCCGGCAGGAAGGTGTTCGTCGTGTCCCTGTCGAAGGAGGCGGAAGTGGCCGCGCCGGCGGCGGCCGGGGACCGCGAGGTGGAGGTGGCCGCGGGCGGGATGAAAGTCCGTGTCCCGCGCGACCAGGTCCGGGTCTTTCCGCCGCCGGGAGGGACGCGGGAGCGCCGTGCGGACGGCGGGTCGCGGCCGGTGGAGGCGTCCCCGGGGGCGGTGCACCTGCAGACGCCGGAGAACACCCTCGACCTGCGCGGGATGTACGTGGACGACGCGCTCCCCGAGATCGACGCCTTCCTCGACCGGCAGTCGCTGGCCCAGGCGCCCCACGTTTTCCTGATCCACGGTCACGGCACCGGCGCGTTGAAGGCGGCGGTCCGGCGGCACCTCGCGACGTCCCCCTACGCGAAGCGGTCCCTCCCCGCCCCCCGCGAACAGGGCGGAGACGGCGTCACGATCGTCCTCCTCGCCTGA
- a CDS encoding ATP-binding protein, with product MIEAIKSILLDFQESRMDTGVPRHVRIEPVPGKAAVCIGVRRCGKSTYLFQVMERLLNRGVARENILYLNFFDDRLHNLRQDSLGLIIEAYYSLYPEKKNTETVYCFFDEMQAVSGWESFIDRLMRTEKCEVYLTGSSARMLSKEIATQMRGRALSWELFPFSFREFLRYKGIEGTGPLSTKKRLIVQKVFEEYRETGGFPEVAGLDRHLRIRIHQEYFHAILFRDLVERHDVSHPKAVTDLAYWLVDNTASLYSVNNLTGYLKSLGHKVPKSTVSDFLEWFEDAFFLFTVRIFDASLARSNTNPKKIYCVDHALVTSVSSGILVNSGHLLENLVFMALRRLHPEIYYYKTKGGREVDFVVPMRNRARMLVQVCESLAEPQTKKREMAALTEAIAELNLKSGTIVTRNEDARIDTGRGTIEVVPAWRFLLDLPESME from the coding sequence ATGATAGAGGCGATCAAATCCATCCTCCTGGACTTCCAGGAATCCCGGATGGACACCGGGGTGCCCCGGCATGTGCGGATAGAGCCGGTCCCCGGCAAGGCGGCCGTGTGCATCGGGGTGCGCCGGTGCGGGAAATCCACGTACCTGTTCCAGGTCATGGAGCGGCTTCTGAACCGGGGGGTCGCGCGCGAGAACATCCTTTACCTGAACTTCTTCGACGACCGCCTCCACAATTTGCGGCAAGACAGCCTCGGCCTGATCATCGAGGCATACTATTCTCTTTACCCCGAGAAGAAAAACACCGAAACAGTTTACTGCTTTTTCGACGAGATGCAGGCGGTTTCGGGTTGGGAGTCTTTCATCGACCGTTTGATGCGGACCGAAAAATGCGAGGTGTACCTGACGGGTTCATCGGCGCGGATGCTTTCAAAGGAGATCGCCACGCAGATGCGCGGGCGGGCGTTGTCATGGGAGTTGTTCCCGTTCTCGTTCCGGGAGTTCCTGAGATACAAGGGAATCGAAGGAACGGGCCCTCTGTCGACGAAGAAGCGTCTCATCGTACAGAAGGTCTTCGAGGAATACCGCGAAACCGGCGGCTTCCCGGAGGTCGCCGGCCTTGACCGACACCTGCGGATCAGGATTCATCAGGAATATTTCCACGCCATCCTGTTTCGGGACCTGGTCGAGCGCCACGATGTTTCCCATCCGAAGGCTGTGACCGATCTTGCGTATTGGCTGGTGGACAACACCGCTTCGCTGTATTCCGTCAACAACCTCACGGGATACCTGAAATCGTTGGGTCACAAGGTTCCCAAGTCAACGGTGTCGGATTTTCTGGAATGGTTCGAAGACGCCTTTTTCCTCTTCACGGTGCGGATATTCGACGCGTCCCTGGCGCGCAGCAACACCAACCCGAAGAAGATCTACTGCGTCGACCATGCCCTGGTCACGTCGGTCTCGTCGGGGATTCTGGTCAACTCCGGGCATCTCCTCGAGAACCTCGTGTTTATGGCGCTCCGGCGTCTTCACCCCGAGATTTACTACTACAAGACGAAAGGAGGTCGGGAGGTCGACTTCGTCGTCCCGATGAGGAATCGCGCCCGGATGCTGGTCCAGGTTTGCGAGTCCCTGGCCGAACCGCAGACGAAAAAACGGGAAATGGCGGCTTTGACCGAGGCGATCGCTGAATTGAACCTCAAGTCCGGCACCATCGTGACCAGGAACGAGGACGCACGGATCGATACCGGCCGCGGGACCATCGAAGTGGTCCCGGCATGGCGCTTCCTGCTCGATCTGCCGGAATCGATGGAATAG